ataaatctaACATTAAAAGAATGAACTCCACGCTTAACATTTTTTCAATGTGTGCTTAATATTTTCTCTGAAAAAAATGGTTATATTGCCACTGCccaatttttatttacttcttatttaattttataaatttggtACACTTCATCGGAACAGATGTCACTTTTACAGGTTCTTGCTAAACGTTCTGTTAGTGTAAACTTGCAGAACCATTCATTTCTTTGTGCCTACTGTCAACTGGTTACTTTTTGATTTTGTATAACAAAGCATTGTAATCAGCTAATCACGAATTACAGTGGTAAGACTGTGGTGTCACATTATTGATTTCAGTTTCCCTCAACACATATAAGTGCTGGGATGGTTCCCGTTCATATACTTTAGCCGATTCTTTACCCATGTCCTTGATGTGTGTTGAGTTAGTCCTTCTGCAAGGACCTTGCTATCATGTTTAGTCCaagtcaaataattttaaaaatccacGTACTGGAGATGATCACAGCTCATGTTACATTGACATTTTGCAAAATAGCTGAAGTACTCAGCATTGCCCAGACTAAACACATATTATAAGGAACATAACTACAgggtttcaagtctgtaggacacacTTGAAAATcatgaaattttgattttttaagtcCCATTGATTACGCAATCTCTGTGCATCAGCAAAACCAGGaagccaatcttcagcttcattttgtgggaaggcaggttaACCCCTAAGCAAGATGTGACAACGCACCAAGCAATAGctcgttacaaattcaaggcaacgccatctattgagaaaattcaaaactaaactgttattagcgcagtCCGTTCTCTAGCGGccgtgagcttcactaagcggatgagTCTCACCAAAGAGGACAGGaaattgccagaccttactatatgaccatgTGGCAGATAGAGAAATGATACACACACACTGTGTCTATgagctacctcctatgattttctattataaaactgaatttaacctttttttttttttttccacttcccttagggatggaatttcataatgtGCGGTCAGTGTCACCCTCCGGCCCATGAACTATCGACCTGCAAAAAATCACGTCAATCCATTGCTCCGTGAAATGACAAGCACACTTTTGCATTTACAATACCTATGAAGTTAGGAATAATGACATGAATGGGCAGCCTTTAAATGGCGAGGGCCAATAATGTAAATTGAAAAAATCTGTCAGGCCAGTTTATAGagtgaatgtttttttattatcaatgACAACCACCACATCTCCCTCCTTTTGcccaattttaatttatatgtagcTTTTCAATCTTACTTTCGAAACTGAGCTTTTTATCAGTTAATCTACAGCAAATGATATGTAAAATTTACTGATTGAAATTTTGCAAGAAAGTTATTGAATAGTCTATCCAGCTGTAAGAAAACTGccatcatataaaaatattaaaattgcaaAGGGCCGTAACCGAGGCTGTCAAACATCGCAGAAATAAGAAGTCACTGTCAGGAAAATCTCTCTTCAAGAACAAGCAAAGTTTTCAGAGTACACAAAAATTGTTCGGGCTCTCAGTATTTTTGTTCCGTTCCTAAGCAAGGAGAGAAATGTTGTGCCGGAACTTGTAAGTTGTGGGTTTTATGATCATATAATGAAAGCTGTCCAATATTTGGCCCATAATTCACAAAGCCTAACACATGACATTGACAGCAATGTTCTAGAACAGTTCAAACTCGATCACAATGTGTGTTGGCGGCAAGCGGATCAACTATGCTCTAAAATAGTGATCTCATCAAGCGTGATGCTCTGCTGCAGTTATTACACACACCAGAAAACCTCATTCTTCTAAAACATTGGATGGTTTCagtccaaaattttattttgcagaaaaacaaaattctcggaaaaaggggggggggggggggggaagcaacgAAATTAACAAACCAaacaagcttttatttaaaagaaaaactctCTTAAAAAAACTAGTCTAGGAGATTCTGATTATGGCATGAACTGCAAAAAAACCCATATGACTCCTGAagattttcttttacaaaaagaaaattgttttaagttAATGAAAAAAACAGCAGCGCAAAAGAAATAGAGGGGGATCAGATACAGAAGTCTTAAACAGTTTACactttatataagttttttttaaattacaatcatTGTTATACCATTGATAGGAAGGCATGCAAAAACTCAACCGAAGTGCACTAGAACACTAGCGCTACAGTAGCTCTGGCTAACACTGTATTAGCTATATTGAATGTATACAAGTTTGCAGTTACATGTCTTGGCAACTtcttgtaaaacaaaataaatcctttctttccatgttttttttcacacacacacacattatatattgTAAACATTTGGACATGTTTACAGTTTATTGTTGTATCTTAACTTTATGTGTATTTTGTTATCTTAGTAagagtaactatacatttttatgtaatgtatgtaaaagCTGAGTTGTGCATGGTGCGACGACCCAAAGATATTCCATAGTTCATCGgttgacattgatatttgggATATTATTCTTTAttgaacatttatttgagatgtattgTTCCATTTATTACTGACTTTGCATCATGTAGGTACTGTTAGCTATGGTCTTTGAGTATTGAATTCTCGCCAGGTAAGAAAAGAagttgtttaattattcttcctagcTTAGATGCTCGCTGGTCGGCCATTTTCGGGAGGAACGAGGGACTTAAGTTTTGGACTGAGGAGCGAATAGATGTTCTctgtgcgtgtgacagttcctgggttcgggaattgcgcacagaggacaagaagatacgtggctaacgcctaattagttatttttgcaagTCTTCAGTGAAGGAAGTCTGATTCTTCGTCATACAGACTATAGGGAGTCTCAATTACTTTTACTACCGTGTCGGGCGAATATCTGCCGTTGTGTGTGTTGCAAGACTTCCGAtcatcttcatgctgcagttcctgtctgCGCTGGTGAGACCTGCCCAATCTAAAGATTTTTCAGCACACCTGGAATGGCGTCACCAGTAGCTGCCGTCACCAGTATTGCTACTGGATTGTAGTTTAGACTTTCTTTCACAGCAAGACTGTTCGTATATCCTGGAAAGCTGAGGACGAGATCAGTGGTCCaagaagaatatatatatatatatatatatatatatatatatatatatatatatatatatatatatatatatatatatatatatatatatatatattttctagtTGATTTAATTGGATAGGAATTTACAAAAAAACCTGTTCAAGTGGTAAAGGAATTGGACATACCTAGGCAAtttacagaaatgtggcagtGTTAAAGAATCATTGGcttgtttaaataaattcaagCATAGAGAGTACCCATTAGCATTAAATTTGTTAGCATAGCCAGACGAGTCCATCGATAAAAATTTAAACACTGACAAGTGCAAATTTATTAATTCCTGCTTATGTCTATGTCCACTTGAGAATAATTATACCGGATTCTAAcactattatataaattttttttttgtaagaaacacTGAACCTGTTTAGCAACACTGTTAGTTTTGTTAAGTTGTAGATTCTTTTTACTATCCTCTGACTTTAGTGCTTTGAGATAAGATTTAATAGAacccattctctctctctctcacttcaAAAACTCATTATGCCAAAACACACTTGTCTTTGAATCTGAGCTCAAAGAGAAAATGCCACTGAGTCAACAGCATAATGCTTCATTAGGATTGAGTTCCTAACACTGAAATCACCTGTCAGCATTTCTGGGTAGTAAGTTTACTTTATGCACATCATTTGCTTCCATGTTGATTTCTTTAGAACAGAGTGAAACTTCTGTGGAACCATTTTATGATCCCCCAAGAGTCAAATTGTTGCAGATATGTACAGCTTACATACATACCTGGAGAAGATAATTCGTAGGTTTATCACTTCACTATGGAAGTACAGAATACACTAAATTTGAGGAACATTTCTCAGGGTAAACACAACATTAATTCACTTTATCAAAATTTATTACAAGTATTTCCCAAAACTTCAGCACAATTTGGTGACCATTAACATTGCACAGTATTTTCAAGTCATTTCTTCAGATCCATTGCAAGTGTGAAGGAAACCATAGCGAGTAGATTAGCATCTACAGAACTTTCAACTGATAACACTTGTAACCTAACATTCACACAGATTAAATGCACCAAACCAAAAAAGATATTGTGCATACAGATATTAATGCATCTGTAAATTTTTGATAAACCCAAAATGTAACCACACAAACATTTTGTTCATTAAATCCTGTCAGTTAGGAATGTTAAGCAATGTATGGGAATGTAAAGTTTGTGGGaatgtacaaataaaaaatgcaGCATTTTAATTGAGCTAAAAATCCTACAGAAGTGTGTACAAATTCACCTTGGTTTAAAGAATCAAATAGCATTGATGGGGTCAAATATTGCTACCTTAGTAGTAATACTTGCCAGGAAATGGTAaggcacaaaaataatttttacaataatattcATATAAAAAGTAATACCAAGCTcaaaaatttcatttcataatTAAAGGATGTAATTTACTTCATCTTGAGTAGTTAGGTTGAAGCCTCCACACTTCCTGAGAACACTTGCATAATGTAATGTTATTACACATTATCCTAAAGCAATAAACAACTTACCTTCATTAACTGACCTAGACATCACTCTGTTCCCTATCTATagctaatttaaataatattaaataggtATTTAGAACTACTTTGTgtagaaaaagttaaaaaaagcttCGTGATCAATATTAATGTTTCTTAGTACCTCAAGCTACAGTACAGTATTACCtacatgtatttatatataaGCATAATACAAAAAACTATTGGGCCACAAACACAGTCTCCCAGTTTCATTTTAGTACAATAAAACTTAAGTGTTATGAAATCACACATCTCAATTATAAGAAAATTACGTGATGAACACATACCAACTGACAAACAGCACACTAAAAATGGTAAATCTTATAGAAATGGAAGCTCTAGCACATCTAATGCTTTCCAAATTGGTACACAccattagaaaaaatatatatacgtagTGTTTCTTCATTACAAATtgcaaaatatacataatttatgtCTGCAGACTTAGGATCATTCACAATCATGGCAAGCATTTTATAACACCAAAAAAAAGTCTGCATTACAAAAAATTGAGCGAGTATTCTTGCCACTATTCTCAAAATGGATACCAAATAACCAGGGAATTGATGTTGCAATTTagtaggggaggggggtgggttgAGGTATAGCACCTCTGTGAACCAGTCTTATGTGTGCGCTGCACACGCACGGTTGCACACGAGCCAGCTCTTAGGCCTTCTTTTCCTCTGCAATCACTGCAAACAAACACATGTTACAATTGCTTTAATTCGAGAGCATTGTCGCCTAGAGCATGACACCAAACAGGTGGCACACAGAAAAATCTTTTAAGTTTCTAACACATGTGCATCCAATctgtattgtattttaaaaaatgaacatAAAACACTTTTAGGGAGTAGCTAGTTAAAACTTCCTAGACAGGAAAAAAGTTTGTTAAAAGTGAGTTTCTCAAAGaagtttttccttaaaaattaaaaatctagaTTTCTAAATAACTTTACACAATAATAAACTTCACCACACGTTCGCGTTGAACCTATTGATGGCATCAGCTGTATTCACAATTGGCAAAGACAGCCCTGAATGTGAATCTTTCCTTTGCTAACCACCTTAAGGACCCcgtctacctgggcacacattcTGTGTGCAAAACCATgagcgtcgcaaggatatattttttgagggggacttcaattgatttagttgtcgaggaatatccatcccctggaaaaaaaagcggggggtccaggggtcctcccctgggaaaatttgtggtttgaaggtgcaaaaagatGGATTTAGggatttttctttcctaaatattctaattatagttggttgcaatatataatttattttttctaaaaaatattttcagagaacatatttgtaaaaacacagttcacatatctgtattcggtatcggacctgattgattttacacgaagattgaattaaaaagtgctcacattaccacgattggactaaatgcaccatgcgcaacatatgggttatatcacagaaatcatatttttaatataactacgaaactaaatatattattggaggggacgaaattgaagacttattattgggtggggggggggggggggacgtgtcccccccggtTGCAACGCCAATGTGCaaaacttcagaagaaaccacacaatTTGAGAAAAgcttgtagcattgcacaatgaggatgATTTGTTAtatacagatatatttttttgggtcataagaatattgattaagaataactttgatatgaaggataatatttaatatgtagataaggataatggttcagagctgttaagaattgttattaattactttggttaaatttcatggaaagccttaaaatacttatttccttgagatacttaattattaatttgagggttaattccagtccataataattaatttggatatttgataattaatttcagtaatggttttgtttaaagcagtgtaAACTAtgattttacaggacatcatttttaaactaaaattctaatactgtatgaatttcaactttgattaccaaattttgaacattgtatttaaatttgttgggtaattttaaattctattggatattgttagtgtaatatttcgagaatagtctggaaggtacagaaggaagagcggacaggcttTTTGTTTGAAAAGGAATAAACAaaggtaatttaataaacttatttCCAAATAATGTAGAACGCAACCATCATACTGAAAAATTCCTAAGGAACATTTTTTGTCTTTGTTTTTGTTAcatttctctgtgtgcttagccgggccacacatacaacgtaacaaacTCAAGATATTACACATACACTGAAGGCGGATGTGAAGTTTTGTTTCCGAATTTAGTTTTTAACCTAGAATTTAGAAGAGTGGAAaacgctattaaaaaaaaaatcaggttttcagaattatttttaggcAGCCCACTAAAATGCTTATAACTTTCGCTAATCAACCCCCCACAGCAACGTTTAAGTAAATGTTGGTGCAGTTCTGGTGAGATGACTAAAGTTGAATGAATAATGTTCAGTTTAGCTGAAATGCACTATAACCTAAATCTATATCTCATGGTGTGGCTGGGTCTTAAGTAGGAGTGTTTTATTCTCTCATCGAGggagaaaaatgttttcatacaATGAGTAATATGTTTGTAGATatgttgattaaaatttttttaacaaagtacAATCTTTGAACTATTAATGTTTATTAGtgatgttaaatatatatatatatatatatatatatatatatatatatatatatatatatatatatatatatattaacaatggtTCAACACCTAACTTTTTTACATTTAGCTGGAAcattaccaaaaataaacaaGATTACGCCATAGTTATccaaacagagaaaaaaaaaaaaaaaaaaaacaagtatggCAAAGCATTGAATATATTTCAGTTTAGAGAAAACTATTGGTAACTTTTGTGTAAGACTTCAAACTGGCCAAGGTATTAACTTTACTAGTTTTGTGCTCCAACCAACTAAACAAGGAGAAAGAAACCTAAGTACACATTTAATTTGATGTCAGCATACTTTAGATTCCAGTTTGAAAttgttaatttaatgtaatgaaaatacTGTACTGCAATCCAATGCAACTCACCTTCTTTTGTCGGCAGTGGGTTCTTCTCCTGAGTCTCCGTGTGCTTCAGCTTGGTCGGGTCGAAGTTCTCGATGCCGGCAATCAGCTTCTTCTGCCCCTTCTCCTGCTCTATCACTGCAACACAAGAGGCTTTACGTGAGGGTGGGGTCGTCTCTGGCCGGGGCTGCGACATTGTGGACAGTAACGCAaggcaatttttttcaaaattaagttGAGCCCTACGTCTTCATAAGATTCAATTACTAGAGGagattatgattttatttttggaCCAATTAAGTTTTTGAAACAAGAAATTTTggtttaattgtttataaatctcatgataattatttcaccaaaacatGTAATAAGCATGTGTAGGACAGAACTACtaggaataataaaaaataaatcttaaagaatttgtatgttagaaaaaTATACAAACTTAATACTGAGTCAGTATTAACAGTTAAATaatcaaaaaaagtaaatttttcctCCAAAATATTTTCTTCCCTACATACTGTTGGCACAAAAAATTTACGTAGAATAAATAACTCgcagaatttaatatattaaacttACATTTTTGTGACATAAGTTAACTTTTGTATAAATATGCtaattaattttgtagttttaGTTGATTTCAGTGCTTTTCCCTGTTAGAGTATTGACATGATTTTCCCTGTTATTTAAGTTTAGTTGcaatccaccatataatgttatccCTGTTAATCACACAAATCAGAGGTGTTAAGAAAGGAATCAGACATGGTCTGTCATAAAAAAACATCCCAGAATATGCATCGAGTATTTTTGGAAAACCATTGGGAACAAACACCCTGGATTGGAACCAGAGTCCTCCGGGATGAGAGACCACCGCGCCGCCTGATGCGAGACGAAGGCCGATATCCAGTACCTTGAGGATCGGGCAGAGGGTTCTTCTCCTCCGTCTTGGTGTGCTTCATGCTAGCCTTGTCGAAGTGCTCCACTCCATCCAACAAGTTCTGGTGCGCCTTCTCCTGTCTCACCACTGGCCAGGCACAAAGCACAACGTCAACATGCAAAGCCATGCAACTGCGACCCCTCTCCTCCCCTCCTCGTACCTCTGGCCCATCTGCAGATACAACCTGTTACTCCGCACATCTCCGTCGTCACACCTTAGAAGGAGCATGTATTTTacgcgaaaagatttagagatGCCgagagttaaaacattgtagcatcatctctgtttcgtgattggtcgaatCTTTCAGGTTCATCCACCAATCACATCACACCGATCACAActactcagtgcggaagcaaatgcatcctgaatggcccggtcaaataaggcaatggcttctcttgcagatggccgccaattgtAAGAAAGAAACTGCTGGAGCAGGCATACCATATTACAGTTTGATGGGTGTtaagatttttttacaaaaaatgcctgcccctatatatTTGTCTTTCAGGAATGCCCAAAAAAATACCTTATTCCATATTAACTCCAGATTATAATAGTTAAAGGCATGAGTACAGCTATCATTTCAGTCTTGactgtaaatatttgtaagaTTGAAGCTTGGTTAATAGCAGCACCCCTGTTATACAAGCATTGCACATTTGAGGGTTATAACATGACTGATGAGAATGAGTTACTGGTATAGGGGTGTCATCTGCATGTAGAATGGAGATTAATTATGCAAGTTAAGCCGCAAAAATTGCAATCCAGTTAGTACTGCAACATGAAAATAGTGATATACATCTGAGAAAGGCAATATTAGAAAAACTGCAGAGTAAGTAAGGGCTTAGCCAGAGAAACGTTAGTTCCCCAGCTACGATTACACTCATTAGTGCAGATACTATTACATGTCTTACCATCATACTGTCACGTTATTTTTTAAGATGCTTGCATACACACAAAGAAAAAATGCAAACTAATAATATTCAACTGAAGATGAGTGCTCAGTGTGTGataaaacttatttggcaatttgTTTTTTTGCGAGCATCACAATCAGCTGAACACAACTCTACAGTCTGCATGCAATTGTAAGTGATAACCTACACACAAGATAAACTACACTGGTCACACCTCGCCAAGGCTACACACGACAAGTCATCGGGCACTACTGCTAGTCGACGCGTGCACAAGGTAGCAGAGGAAGCACTCACCGTCCTTGTCTGGCAGGGGGTTCTTCTCGTGGGTCTCTGTATGCTTCAGTTTGCCCGTGTCGAATGCCTCCACGCCTTGCAGAAGTGCCTTCTGGCTTTTCTCAGTCGCCACGTCTGCGCAAAGTGTAAACTACTCTAACAAGCCCCGTGCCGTACTTAACATTTTATTTGCGTGTAAaaaaagatgggggggggggggagatgttgTTCAACACTAGAGCTACACCTCCTCCTATTG
This genomic window from Bacillus rossius redtenbacheri isolate Brsri chromosome 6, Brsri_v3, whole genome shotgun sequence contains:
- the LOC134533039 gene encoding thymosin beta isoform X3, producing the protein MSNPVSPSVKDLPKVSVDLKSELEGFKPDNMKKTETQEKIVLPTAEDVRQERRHSDLIQDVESFKPDRLKRTNTKEKIVLPNAEDVATEKSQKALLQGVEAFDTGKLKHTETHEKNPLPDKDVIEQEKGQKKLIAGIENFDPTKLKHTETQEKNPLPTKEVIAEEKKA
- the LOC134533039 gene encoding thymosin beta isoform X1 codes for the protein MSNPVSPSVKDLPKVSVDLKSELEGFKPDNMKKTETQEKIVLPTAEDVRQERRHSDLIQDVESFKPDRLKRTNTKEKIVLPNAEDVATEKSQKALLQGVEAFDTGKLKHTETHEKNPLPDKDVVRQEKAHQNLLDGVEHFDKASMKHTKTEEKNPLPDPQVIEQEKGQKKLIAGIENFDPTKLKHTETQEKNPLPTKEVIAEEKKA
- the LOC134533039 gene encoding thymosin beta isoform X2, translated to MSNPVSPSVKDLPKVSVDLKSELEGFKPDNMKKTETQEKIVLPTAEDVATEKSQKALLQGVEAFDTGKLKHTETHEKNPLPDKDVVRQEKAHQNLLDGVEHFDKASMKHTKTEEKNPLPDPQVIEQEKGQKKLIAGIENFDPTKLKHTETQEKNPLPTKEVIAEEKKA